The DNA window ctggcccaccttattttactttccttggcaaacgcggcggcgtctcttatcttcgatcgctgacgtaggagagaacttcgaatcccgtccctcacttgcgtgaaacgggatactcctagcatcactctctcaattgagcgttcaatgacgctcaccgcgttttctttctgcttgcgaaatgcccagacttccgaagcgtaggtcaaagcaggaagtgaggtggtgttgaagaggtgagcacggaaccggatgttcctggtcttcttcactacatccttgatgctcttgttcgctccccaagccgcccGTCTCCTCCAACATGATGAGCGACCTGACCAGCTCGGTGGTCAGGTCgctcatcatgttcaattcccgacccaggtAAACGCAGCTGGTgcactcggatatgttcgttccgttgagcgtgaacatcgtcttttgtagattcagctgaagaccgatgcatccacatgtttcgttgAATTCGGTCaacattcgttccgcttggctgatgctaggtgttatcaatacgatgtcatcaacaaagcgcaaatggAGTAGccgccgaccatcaaccttcactccgaTGTAgccccattccaactttcgcattgcgttctccagggtggctgtgaatattttgggtgagattgtatcacccaaaaccccctcttcacgtcaatgatgaatggattcttgtagaatggcgaaattccggtcgtgaagttactgtacaactcccgaagtacctttatgtactgagtagggacaccTTTGTTGTCCAaagcttccacgaccgcttccacggtcttgctggtcttccactgtttagaaaCCTCGCATTCCGACAGATCACGTGTAAAGGGCCTAGCCAGGATGTTGATgagttctggtcttattctgtcgggaccgggagGCACTCGATAAAGGTTGCCAATTCCATACCTTACTAAAGAAGTCTAACAATTTCAGAACtatgtttgcaaattttcactGATTTCAGAAAAAGCTCTTCAACAAACAATCAAATGAAGAGGATccattccacttttttatcAATGAGGTGCAATAAGTGATGGCAGTATAGTAACAACAATGCTAGATAATGAACACCTCCACAGTTTTGCCAGAAAAATTAGAGGTTTAGTTCTGTTTTCACACtgcgaaaatttgaaatgcgACTTCTCTGTGAGAAGATAGCAAAAGAAAGGGCAGTAACCGCAGTGTGATGTACAGTGTGTTTAATAATGCAAATAACGTTGAACATATTTTGAATATTCATCAGCTAAAGTCGACGGACCTAAATACCTGTCACAAGAAGTTTAAAGAAATGCCAGCAATCTTTGAAATTGTCTGAAACGTTGAAATGGAAGAGATACTGAGAGTACCGTTCTTTGATGGTTTTGAGCCGTCATCAAAAGCCTTCTACACTTGTTCCCTGTGCGTGTCCTTCATGTTTAGAAGTGATAGTGCACGACCTAACTTTCAAAAGAAGGTACCATTTCGCTACAATACATTGAAATACACATGTTTGAAAAGTACTGTTTAGTAAATGCCGATTGAATCCAGCTACAGTCTGGTCAAGACAATGA is part of the Necator americanus strain Aroian chromosome V, whole genome shotgun sequence genome and encodes:
- a CDS encoding hypothetical protein (NECATOR_CHRV.G19720.T1), with the translated sequence MRKLEWGYIGVKVDGRRLLHLRFVDDIVLITPSISQAERMLTEFNETCGCIGLQLNLQKTMFTLNGTNISECTSCVYLGRELNMMSDLTTELVRSLIMLEETGGLGSEQEHQGCSEEDQEHPVPCSPLQHHLTSCFDLRFGSLGISQAERKRGERH